One genomic window of Actinoalloteichus hoggarensis includes the following:
- a CDS encoding TetR/AcrR family transcriptional regulator, translating to MATNARQRLLDAAEKLFYAEGIQAVGLERLLAESEVGRASFYRHFASKDDLVVAMLSNYDEAYRTWLAERTTALGGTPIAAFDALIEYAETSGFRGCAFINAIAEVAEPDSQIRAMANQHKEAVVDYLRLLLAEAGYPDDTDLARQLLLLMDGAAVTELYERSDRAARQAKTMALAILER from the coding sequence ATGGCCACCAACGCTCGTCAGCGACTGTTGGACGCTGCGGAGAAGCTCTTCTATGCCGAAGGAATCCAGGCCGTTGGCCTGGAGCGGCTACTCGCCGAATCCGAAGTCGGGCGCGCCTCGTTCTACCGTCACTTCGCCAGTAAGGACGACCTGGTCGTGGCCATGCTGAGCAACTACGACGAGGCTTACCGAACGTGGCTGGCCGAACGAACCACGGCCCTCGGCGGCACCCCGATCGCGGCCTTCGACGCGCTGATCGAATATGCCGAGACCTCTGGCTTCCGAGGCTGTGCCTTCATCAACGCCATCGCCGAGGTCGCCGAACCGGACAGTCAGATCCGCGCCATGGCCAATCAGCACAAGGAGGCCGTCGTCGACTACCTACGCCTGCTGCTGGCCGAGGCCGGATACCCCGACGACACCGACCTGGCCCGGCAGCTCCTGCTCCTGATGGACGGCGCCGCAGTCACCGAACTCTATGAACGATCCGATCGAGCCGCCCGGCAGGCCAAGACCATGGCCCTGGCGATCCTGGAGCGGTGA
- a CDS encoding Ig-like domain-containing protein: MSKASPSRGLLAAALSAGVVTLGAFGGVASAQTEEASPLNSADVNVESIPSEMRVAIERDLGISAEAYAEQATAAGNASITSTRLAGELGDSFGGAWFNSDTNSLHVKVTDNVAAQVAVDLGAEVEVGGPSLGQLDAASAELASWASNQNGLVAGVSVDVQSSSVVVTLVNGEEAASLAGQVPNVGVEVTTQQQTAERRLVDINGGDGYFTGNQAEDAIIGVCSFGFPAYDAAGSPLYLTAGHCYGDEDNSVAYREIPNEQPSLPLERLGDFGTVSFGEDNNDFATINITGDSIAPAVNTWNGDTTTLTGVVAPLEGMEVCKSGRTTQYTCGEITHAATTWEGVNDGQGNLVDIDGFEHSACTEGGDSGGAIVAGSLAVGITSAAAGNADGGCEITDGQGNPIDPISLGVSLTADVLPHLNDVAVLTEVNAPVIESPEDGQRIGEDEQVIRGTANPFATVSAQINDQSAEVQADADGAWELRPASALPVGEYSVTASQSLTVGGQTYSSEDTSLTFYVAPAAPSILEPADGTESDNATPTVSGTAEPGAIVTVSVDDKEASSADADADGNWAVNLVDELPAGSHTITAVQVIDGAESAAASVTYIVLDGDGEVPPPTTPPGDGEGEGPDAGAPDQDEDDLADTGANFILPLIIIGGVALAGGTFLALKFRRRNAAGTDGVA; the protein is encoded by the coding sequence ATGAGCAAGGCAAGTCCCAGTCGGGGGCTGCTCGCCGCGGCGTTGTCCGCAGGCGTTGTCACCCTGGGGGCCTTCGGGGGCGTCGCAAGCGCCCAGACCGAGGAAGCGTCCCCGCTGAACAGTGCCGACGTGAACGTCGAGTCGATCCCCTCCGAGATGCGGGTCGCCATCGAGCGCGACCTCGGCATCAGCGCCGAGGCGTACGCGGAGCAGGCCACTGCGGCAGGAAACGCCTCGATCACCAGCACCCGCCTCGCGGGCGAGCTGGGTGACAGCTTCGGCGGCGCGTGGTTCAACTCGGACACGAACTCTCTCCACGTCAAGGTCACCGACAACGTGGCGGCACAGGTCGCCGTCGACCTCGGTGCCGAGGTCGAGGTGGGCGGGCCCAGCCTCGGCCAGCTCGACGCGGCTAGCGCCGAGCTCGCCTCGTGGGCGTCCAACCAGAACGGCCTCGTCGCAGGCGTCTCGGTCGACGTCCAGAGCAGCTCGGTCGTCGTGACCCTCGTCAACGGCGAAGAGGCCGCAAGCCTCGCGGGCCAGGTCCCGAACGTCGGCGTCGAGGTCACCACCCAGCAGCAGACCGCCGAGCGCAGGCTCGTCGACATCAACGGTGGCGACGGCTACTTCACCGGCAACCAGGCCGAGGACGCCATCATCGGCGTCTGCTCCTTCGGCTTCCCGGCGTACGACGCCGCGGGCAGCCCCTTGTACCTGACCGCAGGACACTGCTACGGCGACGAGGACAACAGCGTCGCCTACCGGGAGATCCCCAACGAGCAGCCGTCCCTGCCGCTGGAGCGCCTCGGCGACTTCGGCACCGTGTCCTTCGGCGAGGACAACAACGACTTCGCCACCATCAACATCACCGGCGACTCCATCGCGCCCGCCGTCAACACCTGGAACGGCGACACGACCACCCTCACCGGCGTCGTCGCGCCGCTGGAGGGCATGGAGGTCTGCAAGTCGGGCCGTACCACCCAGTACACCTGTGGCGAGATCACGCACGCCGCGACGACCTGGGAGGGCGTGAACGACGGCCAGGGCAACCTGGTCGACATCGACGGCTTCGAGCACAGCGCCTGCACCGAGGGCGGTGACAGTGGCGGTGCCATCGTCGCGGGCTCGCTCGCCGTGGGCATCACCTCCGCCGCCGCGGGCAACGCCGACGGCGGCTGTGAGATCACGGACGGTCAGGGCAACCCGATCGACCCGATCTCGCTCGGCGTCTCCCTGACCGCCGACGTGCTCCCCCACCTGAACGACGTCGCCGTGCTGACCGAGGTCAACGCGCCGGTCATCGAGTCCCCCGAGGACGGCCAGCGCATCGGCGAGGACGAGCAGGTCATCCGTGGCACCGCGAACCCGTTCGCCACGGTCAGCGCTCAGATCAACGACCAGTCCGCCGAGGTCCAGGCCGACGCGGACGGCGCCTGGGAGCTTCGTCCCGCCTCCGCGCTGCCGGTGGGCGAGTACTCCGTCACCGCCTCGCAGTCGCTGACGGTGGGCGGCCAGACCTACAGCTCCGAGGACACCAGCCTCACCTTCTACGTCGCCCCGGCGGCTCCGAGCATCCTCGAGCCCGCCGACGGCACCGAGAGCGACAACGCCACGCCGACCGTCAGCGGTACCGCTGAGCCCGGTGCGATCGTCACCGTCTCGGTCGACGACAAGGAGGCGAGCAGCGCCGACGCCGACGCCGACGGCAACTGGGCCGTCAACCTGGTCGACGAGCTGCCCGCAGGCTCGCACACCATCACGGCCGTGCAGGTCATCGACGGTGCCGAGTCCGCGGCCGCCAGTGTGACCTACATCGTGCTGGACGGAGACGGCGAGGTTCCTCCCCCCACCACGCCGCCCGGCGACGGTGAGGGCGAGGGCCCGGACGCCGGTGCCCCCGACCAGGATGAGGACGACCTGGCAGACACCGGTGCGAACTTCATCCTCCCGCTGATCATCATCGGCGGCGTGGCGCTCGCGGGCGGCACCTTCCTGGCGCTGAAGTTCCGGCGTCGCAACGCCGCGGGCACGGACGGCGTCGCCTGA
- a CDS encoding (Fe-S)-binding protein, whose product MDVLHLALATISYAVTAVALVLLIRAVVSIVRTVRLGQPDPTRNGPLPRRLRTMLIEIVGHTRMLKWGVVGAAHWFVMVGFLTLIPMLIEAYGETWNPYFSLPIVGGWSLWGLFVEFMATTTVLGILVLIVIRQRSHPRRADLQSRFAGSSFWQAYFVEGVILGVGLCILLIRGFKAATDHLPYPVWAAPISHALGAVLPASAIGISIVATIKVLISMAWAIVIARNLTMGVAWHRFSAFFNIYFKREADGAVALGALKPMMSGGKPLDFEEADPDKDVFGAGKVEDFSWKGWLDFSTCTECGRCQSQCPAWNTAKPLSPKLLITSLRDHAYAKAPYLLAGGSKDMAGDEVGIVGDDAEARIAAIHRDVLAEAERPLVGGVDELGVIDPEVLWSCTTCGACVEQCPVDIEHVDHIVDMRRYQVLIESNFPSELGGMFKNLENKGNPWGQNAKDRLAWTQELDFEVPVFDGELAEDVEYLYWVGCAGAFEDRARKTTQAVAELLHLADVKYTVLGPDETCTGDPARRAGNEFLFQMLAQQNVETLNAVFEGREKHKRKIVATCAHCFNSLANEYAQLGGEYEVVHHTQLLNRLVRERRLVPVAAVAEDVTYHDPCYLGRHNQVYTPPRELIGASGAAMREMPRHGDRSMCCGAGGARMWMEERVGKRINVERVDEALGTAPTKIATGCPFCRVMLTDGVTAKQSEGQGENVEVVDVAQLLLSAVRRGTARSEGEVGGVGADARADVPTDEVGTGTPLPEQDAAR is encoded by the coding sequence ATGGACGTCCTGCACCTGGCCCTGGCGACGATCAGCTATGCGGTGACCGCGGTCGCGCTCGTCCTGTTGATCAGGGCGGTCGTGAGCATCGTGCGCACCGTTCGGCTGGGTCAGCCGGACCCGACCCGTAACGGCCCGCTGCCCCGCAGGCTGCGGACGATGCTGATCGAGATCGTCGGGCACACCCGGATGCTCAAATGGGGAGTCGTCGGGGCCGCGCACTGGTTCGTGATGGTCGGCTTCCTGACGCTGATCCCGATGCTCATCGAGGCCTACGGCGAGACGTGGAACCCGTACTTCAGCCTGCCCATCGTGGGCGGTTGGAGCCTGTGGGGCCTGTTCGTCGAGTTCATGGCCACCACGACGGTGCTGGGCATCCTCGTTCTGATCGTCATCCGCCAACGCAGTCATCCCCGCCGCGCCGACCTGCAGTCACGGTTCGCCGGCTCCAGCTTCTGGCAGGCATACTTCGTCGAGGGCGTCATCCTCGGCGTCGGCCTGTGCATCCTGCTCATCAGGGGCTTCAAGGCCGCCACCGACCACCTCCCCTATCCCGTGTGGGCCGCGCCGATCTCCCACGCGCTCGGAGCGGTGCTGCCCGCCTCCGCGATCGGCATCTCGATCGTCGCGACGATCAAGGTCCTCATCTCGATGGCCTGGGCGATCGTCATCGCCAGAAACCTGACCATGGGCGTCGCCTGGCACCGCTTCAGCGCCTTCTTCAACATCTACTTCAAGCGCGAGGCCGACGGCGCCGTCGCCCTGGGCGCGCTGAAGCCGATGATGAGCGGGGGCAAGCCGCTCGACTTCGAGGAGGCCGACCCCGACAAGGACGTCTTCGGCGCGGGCAAGGTCGAGGACTTCAGCTGGAAGGGCTGGCTGGACTTCTCCACCTGCACCGAGTGCGGCCGCTGCCAGTCGCAGTGCCCCGCGTGGAACACCGCCAAGCCGCTCTCCCCGAAGTTGCTGATCACCTCGTTGCGCGACCATGCCTACGCCAAGGCCCCGTACCTGCTCGCGGGCGGCAGCAAGGACATGGCGGGCGACGAGGTCGGCATCGTCGGCGACGACGCGGAGGCGAGGATCGCCGCGATCCACCGCGACGTGCTCGCCGAGGCGGAGCGCCCGCTGGTGGGCGGGGTCGACGAACTCGGCGTCATCGATCCCGAGGTCCTGTGGTCCTGCACCACCTGCGGCGCCTGCGTCGAGCAGTGCCCGGTGGACATCGAGCACGTCGATCACATCGTCGACATGCGGCGCTACCAGGTGCTCATCGAGTCGAACTTCCCGAGTGAACTCGGCGGGATGTTCAAGAACCTGGAGAACAAGGGCAATCCCTGGGGCCAGAACGCCAAGGACCGGCTGGCCTGGACCCAGGAACTGGACTTCGAGGTCCCCGTCTTCGACGGCGAACTGGCTGAGGACGTCGAGTACCTCTACTGGGTCGGCTGCGCGGGCGCCTTCGAGGATCGGGCCCGCAAGACCACGCAGGCCGTCGCCGAGCTGCTCCACCTGGCCGACGTCAAGTACACGGTGCTGGGACCGGACGAGACCTGCACCGGCGACCCGGCTCGCCGGGCGGGCAACGAGTTCCTGTTCCAGATGCTGGCGCAGCAGAACGTGGAGACGCTCAACGCCGTCTTCGAGGGCCGGGAGAAGCACAAGCGCAAGATCGTCGCGACCTGCGCGCACTGCTTCAACAGCCTGGCCAACGAGTACGCGCAGCTCGGCGGGGAGTACGAGGTCGTCCACCACACCCAGCTGCTGAACCGGCTCGTCCGCGAACGCAGGCTGGTCCCGGTCGCCGCGGTCGCCGAGGACGTCACGTACCACGACCCCTGCTATCTGGGCAGGCACAACCAGGTCTACACGCCGCCGCGCGAGTTGATCGGCGCCTCCGGGGCCGCGATGCGGGAGATGCCCCGCCACGGCGACCGCTCGATGTGCTGCGGCGCGGGCGGTGCGCGGATGTGGATGGAGGAGCGGGTCGGCAAGCGGATCAACGTGGAACGGGTCGACGAGGCGCTGGGCACCGCCCCGACGAAGATCGCGACCGGCTGCCCGTTCTGCCGGGTGATGCTCACCGACGGCGTCACCGCGAAGCAGAGCGAGGGACAGGGCGAGAACGTCGAGGTCGTGGACGTCGCGCAGCTGCTGCTCAGCGCGGTCCGACGCGGCACGGCACGGTCGGAGGGCGAGGTCGGCGGGGTCGGCGCGGACGCCAGGGCGGACGTACCGACCGACGAGGTCGGCACCGGGACCCCGTTGCCCGAGCAGGATGCGGCTCGCTGA
- a CDS encoding SDR family oxidoreductase, with the protein MSASSAEPTSAPPHRDPRPLRGRRALVTGVSRRQGIGFAVARRLAAYGADVVFQHHVPHDAAQAWGADPAGIPAITAGIQAAGPTTRVTDVAADLTAPGAPAAVLDAATAAGGLDILVCNHARSEPDGDLEAMTAEILDGHWAVDTRSTILLAREFATRHGGGDGGRIVFMTSGQGQGPMTGEVAYAAAKGALAAITPTIADHLADRGITVNAVNPGPVDTGYAGPAAREAVAARFPGGRWGEPDDPARLISWLVTDEARWITGQVINSEGGFRRWR; encoded by the coding sequence GTGAGCGCATCCTCTGCGGAGCCGACGTCCGCACCGCCCCACCGTGATCCACGTCCGCTGCGCGGTCGCCGTGCTCTGGTCACCGGAGTCAGCAGAAGACAGGGCATCGGCTTCGCCGTCGCACGCAGGCTCGCCGCCTACGGGGCGGACGTCGTCTTCCAACATCACGTCCCGCACGACGCCGCGCAGGCCTGGGGAGCCGACCCGGCAGGCATCCCGGCGATCACGGCGGGCATCCAGGCGGCGGGGCCGACGACACGGGTCACGGACGTCGCGGCCGACCTGACCGCACCCGGCGCGCCCGCCGCCGTGCTGGACGCCGCCACCGCGGCAGGCGGACTCGACATCCTGGTGTGCAACCACGCCCGCTCCGAGCCGGACGGCGATCTCGAGGCGATGACCGCCGAGATCCTGGACGGGCATTGGGCGGTGGACACCCGGTCCACGATCCTGCTGGCCCGCGAGTTCGCCACTCGACACGGCGGCGGCGACGGCGGACGCATCGTGTTCATGACCTCGGGCCAGGGCCAGGGCCCGATGACCGGCGAGGTCGCCTACGCCGCGGCCAAGGGAGCGCTGGCCGCCATCACACCCACCATCGCGGACCATCTCGCGGACCGAGGCATCACCGTGAACGCGGTGAACCCCGGCCCGGTGGACACCGGATACGCAGGCCCGGCGGCACGGGAGGCCGTGGCGGCCCGGTTTCCCGGCGGCCGCTGGGGCGAGCCGGACGACCCGGCGAGACTGATCTCGTGGCTGGTCACCGACGAGGCACGGTGGATCACCGGCCAGGTCATCAACTCCGAGGGCGGCTTCCGCCGCTGGCGCTGA
- the dcd gene encoding dCTP deaminase, with product MLLSDLDLRKEIDGGRLTVDPFEPDMVQPSSIDVRLDRFFRVFDNTKYTHIDPSLQQDELTSLVETEGEDPFVLHPGEFVLGSTFETVGLPADLAGRLEGKSSLGRLGLLTHSTAGFIDPGFSGHITLELSNVANLPITLWPGMKIGQLCIFRLSSPAESPYGSSSTGSRYQGQRGPTPSRAYLNFRRTDTKR from the coding sequence GTGCTCCTCAGTGATCTGGACCTGCGTAAAGAGATCGACGGAGGCCGGCTGACGGTCGACCCCTTCGAGCCCGACATGGTGCAGCCGTCGAGCATCGACGTCCGTCTGGACCGGTTCTTCCGGGTGTTCGACAACACGAAGTACACCCACATCGACCCGTCGCTCCAGCAGGACGAGCTGACCTCCCTGGTCGAGACCGAGGGCGAGGACCCGTTCGTCCTGCACCCCGGCGAGTTCGTGCTGGGCTCCACGTTCGAGACCGTGGGGCTGCCCGCCGATCTCGCGGGCAGGCTGGAGGGCAAGTCGTCGCTGGGCAGGCTGGGCCTGCTCACTCACTCCACCGCGGGTTTCATCGACCCCGGCTTCTCAGGGCACATCACGTTGGAGCTGTCCAACGTGGCCAATCTGCCGATCACGCTGTGGCCGGGGATGAAGATCGGGCAGCTGTGCATCTTCCGGCTGTCCAGCCCGGCCGAGAGTCCGTACGGGTCCAGTTCGACCGGCTCCCGGTATCAGGGTCAACGTGGTCCGACGCCCTCGCGGGCCTACCTGAACTTCCGGCGCACCGACACGAAGCGCTGA
- a CDS encoding HAD-IA family hydrolase: MATGTSGPTTEPIGRRRGADDGFVVAAVLFDLDGTLIDSTPAVTRCWRGWCDEFGIAPSILADSHGRRAVEIIGEVLPAADVAEAVRRLDELELADLDGVTALPGAATALAALGAGQGAIVTSAVRTLALARLAAAGLVPPTTVVTADDVRVGKPNPEPYLTAARLLGVDPADCLVVEDAAAGVASARAAGMRVLGVLTNPHVAGLDADLVVRGLDEVSWRSQDGSVAVRAGR, encoded by the coding sequence ATGGCGACGGGAACGAGCGGACCCACGACGGAACCCATCGGACGACGTCGGGGAGCCGACGACGGCTTCGTCGTCGCCGCGGTGCTGTTCGACCTCGACGGGACGCTCATCGACTCGACGCCCGCGGTGACGCGCTGCTGGCGCGGCTGGTGCGACGAGTTCGGGATCGCGCCGTCGATACTGGCGGACAGCCACGGCCGCCGGGCCGTCGAGATCATCGGCGAGGTGCTCCCCGCGGCCGACGTGGCGGAGGCCGTGCGCAGACTGGACGAACTGGAACTGGCCGACCTCGACGGGGTGACCGCTCTCCCCGGGGCGGCGACGGCGCTGGCCGCCTTGGGCGCGGGCCAGGGCGCGATCGTCACGTCGGCGGTCCGGACGCTGGCGCTGGCCAGGCTCGCGGCAGCGGGACTGGTGCCGCCCACGACCGTGGTCACCGCCGATGACGTGCGGGTCGGCAAGCCGAACCCGGAGCCCTATCTCACCGCCGCTCGACTGTTGGGCGTGGACCCGGCGGACTGCCTGGTCGTCGAGGACGCGGCGGCGGGCGTCGCCTCGGCCAGGGCGGCGGGAATGCGGGTCCTGGGAGTGCTCACCAATCCCCACGTCGCGGGGCTGGACGCCGATCTCGTGGTGCGCGGCCTCGACGAGGTGAGCTGGCGCAGCCAGGACGGCTCGGTCGCCGTGCGTGCGGGGCGCTGA
- a CDS encoding cation diffusion facilitator family transporter, whose amino-acid sequence MTAGESEPPESGSGLTVVIALLANAGIAVLKAFAGLVTGSAALFAEAAHSVADTITEILLLTALRRSRRPADRLHPFGYGKERYFWSLMAAVSIFASGSVLAIAEGIRALTDEAREQASPEVAYVVLGLAFVLESVSWLRAVRQLRSEAAEERTPFFRYLRSVDDPTAKTVLLEDSAALIGLTLAFLGVGLHQITGSSVWDASASLAIGALLAVVAYVLGRSNLDLLIGRQASRRLIDRIRRRLGEVPEIDVVVDLLTMSTGADRVLLCVRVDFVDDLSVAELERACVRVDGELRAEFAELDEIFLEPVPRTDEELRSRVLARYGRIT is encoded by the coding sequence ATGACGGCTGGGGAGTCGGAGCCACCCGAGAGCGGCAGCGGGCTCACCGTGGTGATCGCGCTGCTGGCGAACGCGGGGATCGCGGTGCTCAAGGCGTTCGCGGGGCTGGTCACGGGATCGGCGGCTCTCTTCGCCGAGGCGGCCCACTCGGTGGCCGACACGATCACGGAGATCCTGTTGCTGACGGCACTCCGACGCTCCCGAAGACCCGCAGACCGGCTACACCCGTTCGGGTATGGCAAGGAGCGATACTTCTGGTCGCTGATGGCGGCGGTCAGCATCTTCGCCTCCGGCTCCGTCCTCGCGATCGCGGAAGGCATCCGCGCGCTGACCGACGAGGCCCGTGAGCAGGCGAGCCCCGAGGTGGCGTACGTGGTGCTCGGGCTGGCCTTCGTGCTGGAGAGCGTCTCGTGGCTGCGGGCGGTCCGGCAGCTCCGTTCCGAGGCGGCCGAGGAGCGAACGCCGTTCTTCCGTTACCTGCGCTCGGTCGACGATCCGACGGCCAAGACGGTGCTGTTGGAGGACAGCGCCGCGCTGATCGGGCTGACCTTGGCGTTCCTCGGCGTCGGGCTGCACCAGATCACCGGCTCGTCCGTCTGGGACGCCTCGGCCTCCCTGGCCATCGGCGCGCTGCTCGCCGTCGTCGCCTACGTTCTCGGGCGCAGCAATCTCGATCTGTTGATCGGGCGGCAGGCCTCCCGCAGGCTGATCGATCGAATCAGACGCAGGCTCGGCGAAGTGCCGGAGATCGACGTCGTGGTGGACCTGCTCACCATGAGCACGGGGGCCGACCGGGTGCTGCTGTGCGTGCGCGTGGACTTCGTCGACGACCTGTCGGTGGCCGAACTGGAACGGGCCTGCGTGCGCGTCGACGGGGAGCTGCGCGCGGAGTTCGCCGAACTCGACGAGATCTTCCTGGAGCCGGTCCCGCGCACCGACGAGGAGCTCCGCTCCAGGGTCTTGGCCCGATACGGACGTATCACCTGA
- a CDS encoding sugar porter family MFS transporter: MVETGSYTTSHSTGAALPPGSDRLLYVALIAGSAALGGFLFGFDTAVINSAITGVQDRFSIGAGATGLVVSSALIGCAFGAWFAGSLADRFGRVRTMQVAALLYAVGALAAAMPFSAVDLVFWRIVCGLGIGLASVTGPAYIAEVSPAAYRGRFGSLQQLGMVVGIAGAQLLNYGIVAVAGGSANQLGPFSAWQWMLGIAVVPAIIFGILVSRIPETPRHLVTKNRFTEAREVLDRIEPGAAEERLGEIRRSLEHEPKPRLRHLLGGRRVLLPIVWAGIALSMLQQFVGINVIFYYSATLWQSVGIGEDAALLNSVVSAVVNILGTFLAIALIDKVGRRPILFAGSIGMSASLGVAAWCFGYSEVVDGATVLPDPQGQIAFVAANAFVFFFAASWGPLVWVLLGEMFPNRIRAAALSVAAAAQWLSNWVVSMSFPSLAEFSLTFAYGMYTTFAVLSFFFVLKFVPETKGKTLEQMG; encoded by the coding sequence ATGGTGGAAACAGGTTCATATACGACTTCGCACTCGACAGGTGCGGCTCTACCACCCGGGTCCGACCGGCTGCTGTATGTCGCGCTCATCGCGGGAAGTGCGGCGTTGGGCGGTTTCCTGTTCGGATTCGATACAGCGGTGATCAACAGCGCGATCACCGGCGTTCAGGATCGATTCTCCATCGGCGCGGGGGCCACCGGACTCGTCGTGTCCTCGGCGCTGATCGGTTGCGCCTTCGGCGCCTGGTTCGCGGGTTCGCTGGCCGACCGGTTCGGCCGGGTCAGGACGATGCAGGTCGCCGCCCTGCTCTACGCCGTCGGAGCACTGGCCGCCGCGATGCCCTTCTCGGCCGTCGACCTGGTGTTCTGGCGGATCGTCTGCGGCCTGGGCATCGGGCTCGCGTCGGTCACCGGTCCCGCCTACATCGCGGAGGTCTCGCCCGCCGCCTACCGCGGCAGGTTCGGTTCGCTGCAACAGCTCGGGATGGTCGTCGGGATCGCGGGCGCGCAGCTGTTGAACTACGGGATCGTCGCCGTGGCGGGGGGAAGCGCGAATCAGCTGGGCCCGTTCAGCGCCTGGCAATGGATGCTGGGAATCGCCGTCGTTCCCGCGATCATTTTTGGGATACTTGTCTCTCGAATTCCCGAGACACCACGCCATCTGGTGACGAAGAATCGATTCACCGAGGCCCGTGAGGTACTCGATCGGATTGAACCAGGCGCGGCAGAGGAACGTCTGGGTGAAATTCGCCGGTCCTTGGAACACGAGCCGAAACCAAGGCTGCGACATCTGCTCGGCGGGCGGCGGGTTCTGCTGCCGATCGTGTGGGCGGGCATCGCCCTGTCCATGCTGCAACAGTTCGTCGGCATCAACGTCATCTTCTACTACTCGGCCACGCTGTGGCAGTCGGTGGGAATCGGCGAGGACGCCGCGTTGCTGAACAGCGTGGTCAGCGCCGTGGTGAACATCCTCGGCACGTTCCTGGCCATCGCTCTGATCGACAAGGTCGGACGCAGGCCGATCCTGTTCGCGGGCTCCATCGGGATGTCGGCCTCGTTGGGCGTCGCCGCCTGGTGCTTCGGCTACTCCGAGGTCGTCGACGGCGCCACGGTGCTGCCCGACCCGCAGGGGCAGATCGCCTTCGTCGCCGCCAACGCCTTCGTGTTCTTCTTCGCGGCGTCGTGGGGCCCGCTGGTGTGGGTGCTGCTCGGCGAGATGTTCCCCAACCGCATCCGCGCGGCGGCGTTGTCGGTCGCCGCCGCGGCCCAGTGGCTGTCGAACTGGGTGGTGTCGATGAGCTTCCCCAGCCTCGCCGAGTTCAGTCTCACCTTCGCCTACGGCATGTACACGACGTTCGCCGTGCTGTCGTTCTTCTTCGTGCTCAAGTTCGTGCCGGAGACGAAGGGCAAGACCCTGGAGCAGATGGGGTGA
- a CDS encoding polysaccharide pyruvyl transferase family protein, with amino-acid sequence MSTDSGRPLYYLVGTTGFPNYGDEIIAATWLRYLAQTAPDAEVWLDCPSPGPAQVMLGDLHPRVRFTDTLWRLCWEAPTDEPWGVADFAQRCVDFPGIAPRWVAGVELLARADVVHIIGGGYVNRIWPRHVGLLAGAVAAVRRSGGRAAMTGIGLYPAPSHCEPLLRELSQRFEVVDVRDAPSAEMLSKTVSVTHSCDDVFFGLGPQLYRQDDDVREVMVCMQSDLVELGVPRLAGFVLDTLRDWGVDSSRLGVVECIPRVDREVFSLIEHELPDARFYPLSELMDTGLPAAPGQTWISSRFHPHLIASAVGASGIAVSVSPDYYATKHRSLIDLGSGWTMVEDVTETPARPTDGGYSPEALREYRMRKDQVARQVYAP; translated from the coding sequence ATGAGCACCGACAGCGGGCGTCCGCTCTACTACCTGGTCGGCACCACCGGCTTCCCCAACTACGGAGACGAGATCATCGCCGCCACCTGGCTGCGGTATCTCGCCCAGACGGCGCCGGACGCCGAGGTGTGGCTCGACTGCCCGAGCCCCGGCCCGGCACAGGTCATGCTCGGCGACCTGCACCCGAGGGTCCGGTTCACCGACACCCTGTGGCGGTTGTGCTGGGAGGCTCCGACCGACGAGCCGTGGGGCGTCGCCGACTTCGCCCAACGCTGCGTGGACTTCCCCGGCATCGCCCCCCGCTGGGTGGCAGGCGTCGAACTGCTCGCCCGCGCCGACGTCGTGCACATCATCGGCGGCGGCTACGTGAACCGCATCTGGCCGAGACACGTCGGGCTGCTCGCGGGCGCGGTCGCCGCCGTGCGTCGGTCCGGCGGACGCGCGGCGATGACCGGCATCGGCCTGTACCCCGCGCCCAGCCACTGCGAGCCCCTGCTGCGTGAGCTCTCCCAGCGTTTCGAGGTCGTCGACGTCCGCGACGCCCCGTCGGCCGAGATGCTCAGCAAGACCGTGTCCGTCACCCACTCCTGTGACGACGTCTTCTTCGGGCTCGGCCCGCAGCTCTACCGGCAGGACGACGACGTCCGTGAGGTCATGGTCTGCATGCAGTCCGACCTCGTGGAACTCGGCGTGCCGCGCTTGGCGGGCTTCGTGCTGGACACTCTACGCGACTGGGGCGTCGACTCCTCGCGGCTGGGCGTGGTGGAGTGCATCCCGCGCGTCGATCGCGAGGTGTTCTCCCTCATCGAGCACGAACTGCCCGACGCCCGCTTCTATCCCCTCTCCGAGTTGATGGACACCGGCCTGCCCGCCGCGCCGGGCCAGACCTGGATCTCCAGTCGTTTCCACCCGCATCTGATCGCCTCGGCGGTGGGCGCCAGCGGCATCGCCGTGAGCGTCAGTCCCGACTACTACGCCACCAAGCACCGCTCGCTGATCGACTTGGGCAGCGGCTGGACGATGGTGGAGGACGTCACCGAGACGCCCGCACGTCCCACGGACGGCGGTTACAGCCCGGAGGCCCTGCGCGAGTATCGAATGCGCAAGGACCAGGTCGCTCGCCAGGTGTACGCGCCCTGA